Below is a genomic region from Raphanus sativus cultivar WK10039 chromosome 4, ASM80110v3, whole genome shotgun sequence.
GGTTCTGATCCATGTTTTGTAGGACTTCGTCAATAGACCCTGACACAATATTATCTGAACTGCTCTCGTTAGCTTGTTTGTAACTTTCAGGAGCTAATTTCTTCAGCAAGGAAGTGTAATACTGCTGATACTGAACCAAATGGATGACATTCAACATTCCCCACACTGTGTGAGTCTTGCCTGTTCCGGGAGGGCCTTGGACAAGAGTAAATGGCCATGGATCTTGCCTCTTAGCCCCACTGCTGGTACCAGCTGCAGTGTGCATTGCAGCCCAATGGATTGCAGCCAACTGTGGAGTATTAAAGCTTCTATGCAAATGCCCAACAAAGCTCGGAGTAAAACAATCTGGTACTGTAGGAGTTTGCTCACCGTAATTAGGAAACTGCTCTGGGCTGGGTCTGAGAATTGCattttgcatctgaaggataTAATATGAATTTGACAGCGTCAGAATAACTGAAAGCGTCTGTGGACGATTTGTTAGAGGAAAGATTACCAACCTGTGGGTTAAGCTGACCAAATGCATGCAAAGCAACATATTCCCTCTGTGTGGTTGCAAGCGAACCAAGCACTGTCAGATGCCAGATCTCCTTAGGTTTAAGCTTCCGTAAAATATGATTATCATCAACATTGCTGGAAAAGAAAATTACACAGGAAAATGAGAgaagtgaaatatttttttcagtgAGAATGGATAAAATTCAGATATAGTATCAATAGCTAAAAGTATGTATATACCTTCCAGAGTCATAAGAGTCTCCAACATAGAAATGGAGAATTGCTCCATGGGGATCTCGAGTATCAATAGGTATATATCTCCTAACTGTACCAGCTACACGTCCACCATCCTCATGCTCCCCTTCTAAACATAAAAGGACAAAATTACAGAATTCAGAGAGAAGCAATATCAATATGAAAACCAAAAAGACAATCTAAGAATTATAACTTTACCTGATTCAGGCACAGGAGTTGACAGAACTGCAACGTCGCCCTCTTTGAAAGGCCATTTACATTCATTTAGTGAATTAAGTATCACATCATACCAACCTAAACCAGGTAAAAACAAAGGTTAGCAGTCAGGTAACAAGAGAACGGTCAACAAAGGGATAACATTGTTGCCCACGGGGCTTTATAAATGTCTATTAGGTCAGTGGTGATTATTACCTCGCTCTCTTCGTTCCACGAACTTTATTCTGACCTTCATGTATGAATTAGCCTCGCATGATTCTTCCCATGAACTGTAAAGTTGTGCCCGGCACTCCTCAAAAAGTAAAGGTTCAAACACTCTAACATACTCATCCATGGATTCAAACCGCTCAGGAACACACTGGAGCTCAGTATCCTCTAAAACACAAGAACATTGTATGCCAACAGTCAATAACACAATGGCAAAAATACAGAAAAGACAAACATATGAAAAGGTTAAAGTGAATCGTTATCATCCATACAAGACAAGCATCTCCAGTGAGGTGTACAGAAAATACCAGAAGCATGTCAATCATAAAGCCAATCAATGTCTAATATTCAGTTTCGTTAACAGACCATTCAACTTTTCTGTAAGTATTAAAGCACCCAAATTTCCCTATACTTGACCAAAAACGCCTACTTACCCAAGATCATTGGAACTTTTAAATTCCCGTGTGTTCAGTGCGTAACAAGCATAGTACCAAagatgaaaatattacaatacAACAGGAGAGCGCAACATTTACTGCAGAGAATTGAGATACGAACCAGGGCAAGTGCATAGAAATACTAACACAAACTAAAAGTACTCTGTCATCTAAAAGTATGATTCAATCGTATCACCTTCCAAATCATGTGGCCATTACGATTCTCACTGAGCCATGATTGAGGACACAAGGAACTGGCACCAGTAGATTTAATTGGCATATAAATTTCTTACCTTAAATCAAGAGAACTTGATTAAAAAAGTAGGAGCACTCAAACACGAGTTCCATAAGCAGAGAAACAATATAAGACATACCTGGATGATGCCAGAACTTTTCGTTGGTCACCTCTCGTATAAGACGCTCCACAGATGTATCTTGGTATTGATTACTATTTGTGATTGGCTTCTTGAACGAAGTAAGCTTCTTGTTTCCTAACTTTGAGTCTACAGAACTTTGACTGCTCAAGGAGACTTGTCTACTTGACGACTGACCAGGCTTCAACTGCCGTGAATTTATTGGTTGCTTCCATGAACCCTGCCTTGACACAGATGTCGTTGTCCCATCCGAAGAAGGGCATGCATCCCCGTTCATCCGCCTGGTTTTACCAACCAATCCGGGTTGTGATTCCCCATTAGATTCTGACTTCTGTTCAGACGTTCCTTGCTCAGCATGTGGAGCACCTGCGCGAGATTCTCTAACTGTGCGTGTGACAACAGGTTGTGGGAAATTCTGCCTTCTAGGTGTTGTGGTTTTAATAGGGCCAGCTTGCTTGACATCTTCCAGGTTGAGAAACACAGTCTGCCTGTTGCGTTTCTTTCCCAACATGGTCTCTTTCTGATGATCCCACTTTCTTTTGACAGTGGTATTTGCGCACTTGATCGCATGACTTGCTTCAACTCCTTTCATTTCTCTCTGCTTCACAGTTAAACCCTGCTCTTGCGGACCATCTACAGATGCACTGCCTTCTGAAATCAGGTTGACGTTCCTCTTCTGAAGACCAGAGTCTGAGGTAACATCTAATCCTACTGTGCCACAACCTTTCTCTGCAGCTTTAGAATCATCAGAAGAGTCACCAGTTTCCGGCATCGCCGTACCATGTACATTCTCACTGGCGGGAACCTCAGACTCGGTCAATTCCCCTTCTTCTCTCTCAGATGCTCCAGCATCATCTGGAACTACTGATGATGATGCAACATTTGCTTCCTCCTTATGAGCAGCCTCGCCAACTACAACACCTGTACGTTGAGAAGCAACGGGGCGGACAAAAGGCTGAAAACCAGACGCCGTTGATGCAGGCAAGAACACTCGGCTGCTGTTCGCTCTATCTTGGGGGGTTGGTGTTGCCAGCAAGCCAGAAGTATTGGGGTTTGCAGATGGGATAGCCTTCTGAGGCTGATtcacaccaccaccaccatcatcatcttctgtAGGAAGTTCATTAAGATCAAATAACAATTTTCCTTCTGAAGCCATCTGGAatgtaattattattattataaaattccACGCTAATGCAAATCAATAGACGTATCGTATCCCCCAGCTTCTGCAcataaaaaacttcaaaaatcataatcaaataataatatgctAATAACATAGAGTGGTTCACAATCGTATCAAATGGATCCAATCTAGTGCTTTACTCAGTTCGAATCGATTCAACTAACAGGCAATTCGAATTTGACGATCGAAAACAGCAATCACGCACACGAATCAGTCATCGTTACGTATTcacaaaagtcaaaaaaaatcaaagatcgAGATCTAGCAAACGAACCACTGACGGTGTCGGTGAGGGGGGGCGGCGGCAACGAGGAGAGAGTTCGAAACGGCGGCGGCTCAATCGACGGCGACGGAGACAGATCGGAGATCTGGGATCTTTGGTTTGACGGAGGAGAGAGCGGAGAATCTGGTGGTGGAGAgacgatgagggggagagagagaagagggggCAAGTTTTGATCGAAACTAggttttaatgtaattttattttattatatggtttctAATCAGcgaatttatatttaaatcattggATACGCTATTTATTACGATTAAAATAAATCACTATTAAGAGCTCCATATTCTGGTCAACATGTGTCATGTATAGAGTAGATTCTGTACCGAATATGGGTGTTGGATTATTCTGGGTTTTTAGCAAGGAGGAGAGGGTGAAAAATAGGGGTAGTTAATGCTGTATAACATAGTTACAGCAGAGACatataatctatatatacaGTGTAAATGTGGAATGATGCATGACGATAAGAAGTTGGCTGAAGAAGTTGAGCAGAGCTGTTCTACAAAACCAGGTCTGTTGACTCTCAGTAGTGTGACAAAAGTTACAAGTTAGAACAATCTTCTCACCTAGATCCAGAGATGGCATGTTTATACCATCCAGGCCCAGAAAAATTGGGCCGATACAAGTCAAACTAAAAGCCTTAACTAAACGAGCCTAGTGACACAAACATTGATATTTCCAAAAGGATCTGGTGATCCACTAATTATATGTAGAATCGATAATTTATTTACTTACTAAAGTGTTATTTTCTATAGTGCTGAAGATAGGCTTAGCAAAGGCCCACTAAAAATTAATCCCAAAATCAGATCTAGTCCTTTAAGCTAATCAGATCTAGTCCTTTTCAACATTCttcatttatactattattatttacgaagtgattttgcttacttatcatgttctccataattttagctcattttacttatttgttatatttttattaagtttaggctaaattatcattgatgtattatttattttgagctgagtcactaaatcattaatttaaaataatattcttgatgaatattctatataaatcaaaaacgaattttattttattaatattaaacttatatgttatattagcttttcttatttgtcatatttttattaggttttagacttttagataggttattaatttattattagtttctaactattcactaatttattttaatgatataaagtttatatgttatatgctatattaaataattgattacaaaataatattttagaattatcaaaaaaagttatgtgttatatgttatgttatatgctatatgtTATGTGCCTatctaaaaacaatatttttattataaaagttaaaaaaaaaataagatacaaaaaaattattattaaatattagtcaaccaaaaaatataaatatattttctaaactatcttta
It encodes:
- the LOC108853917 gene encoding probable helicase MAGATAMA 3 isoform X1; translation: MASEGKLLFDLNELPTEDDDGGGGVNQPQKAIPSANPNTSGLLATPTPQDRANSSRVFLPASTASGFQPFVRPVASQRTGVVVGEAAHKEEANVASSSVVPDDAGASEREEGELTESEVPASENVHGTAMPETGDSSDDSKAAEKGCGTVGLDVTSDSGLQKRNVNLISEGSASVDGPQEQGLTVKQREMKGVEASHAIKCANTTVKRKWDHQKETMLGKKRNRQTVFLNLEDVKQAGPIKTTTPRRQNFPQPVVTRTVRESRAGAPHAEQGTSEQKSESNGESQPGLVGKTRRMNGDACPSSDGTTTSVSRQGSWKQPINSRQLKPGQSSSRQVSLSSQSSVDSKLGNKKLTSFKKPITNSNQYQDTSVERLIREVTNEKFWHHPEDTELQCVPERFESMDEYVRVFEPLLFEECRAQLYSSWEESCEANSYMKVRIKFVERRERGWYDVILNSLNECKWPFKEGDVAVLSTPVPESEGEHEDGGRVAGTVRRYIPIDTRDPHGAILHFYVGDSYDSGSNVDDNHILRKLKPKEIWHLTVLGSLATTQREYVALHAFGQLNPQMQNAILRPSPEQFPNYGEQTPTVPDCFTPSFVGHLHRSFNTPQLAAIHWAAMHTAAGTSSGAKRQDPWPFTLVQGPPGTGKTHTVWGMLNVIHLVQYQQYYTSLLKKLAPESYKQANESSSDNIVSGSIDEVLQNMDQNLFRTLPKLCAKPRMLVCAPSNAATDELLSRVLDRGFIDGEMRVYRPDVARVGVDTQTRAAQAVSVERRSDQLLAKSRDEILGHMHNLRIREAQLSQEIAGLKRELTAAAFTNRSQGSVGVDPDVLMVRDQTRDALLQRLSAVVEARDKDLVEMSRLLIVEGKFRAGNSFSLEEARASLEASFANEAEIVFTTVSSSGRKLFSRLTHGFDMVVIDEAAQASEVGVLPPLALGAARCVLVGDPQQLPATVISKAAGTLMYSRSLFERFQLAGCPTLLLTLQYRMHPQIRDFPSRYFYQGRLTDSESVTTAPDEIYYKDSVLKPYLFFNISHGRESHRGGSVSYENIDEARFCVGLYMHLQRTLKSLGGGKVSVGVITPYKLQLKCLKMEFGNALGPDEVKEIYINTVDAFQGQERDVIIMSCVRASGHGVGFVADIRRMNVALTRARRALWVMGNASALMKSEDWAALITDARERNCFMEMESLPKDFPVPSFIPKAPNARGFRPGGSRIRPIDMQHSETRSGTPSEDDEKLSTRTTTFPRNGNFRRENSVVDDSDQSWQHGMIQRRQNFGRPFGRRD
- the LOC108853917 gene encoding probable helicase MAGATAMA 3 isoform X2, with protein sequence MASEGKLLFDLNELPTEDDDGGGGVNQPQKAIPSANPNTSGLLATPTPQDRANSSRVFLPASTASGFQPFVRPVASQRTGVVVGEAAHKEEANVASSSVVPDDAGASEREEGELTESEVPASENVHGTAMPETGDSSDDSKAAEKGCGTVGLDVTSDSGLQKRNVNLISEGSASVDGPQEQGLTVKQREMKGVEASHAIKCANTTVKRKWDHQKETMLGKKRNRQTVFLNLEDVKQAGPIKTTTPRRQNFPQPVVTRTVRESRAGAPHAEQGTSEQKSESNGESQPGLVGKTRRMNGDACPSSDGTTTSVSRQGSWKQPINSRQLKPGQSSSRQVSLSSQSSVDSKLGNKKLTSFKKPITNSNQYQDTSVERLIREVTNEKFWHHPEDTELQCVPERFESMDEYVRVFEPLLFEECRAQLYSSWEESCEANSYMKVRIKFVERRERGWYDVILNSLNECKWPFKEGDVAVLSTPVPESGEHEDGGRVAGTVRRYIPIDTRDPHGAILHFYVGDSYDSGSNVDDNHILRKLKPKEIWHLTVLGSLATTQREYVALHAFGQLNPQMQNAILRPSPEQFPNYGEQTPTVPDCFTPSFVGHLHRSFNTPQLAAIHWAAMHTAAGTSSGAKRQDPWPFTLVQGPPGTGKTHTVWGMLNVIHLVQYQQYYTSLLKKLAPESYKQANESSSDNIVSGSIDEVLQNMDQNLFRTLPKLCAKPRMLVCAPSNAATDELLSRVLDRGFIDGEMRVYRPDVARVGVDTQTRAAQAVSVERRSDQLLAKSRDEILGHMHNLRIREAQLSQEIAGLKRELTAAAFTNRSQGSVGVDPDVLMVRDQTRDALLQRLSAVVEARDKDLVEMSRLLIVEGKFRAGNSFSLEEARASLEASFANEAEIVFTTVSSSGRKLFSRLTHGFDMVVIDEAAQASEVGVLPPLALGAARCVLVGDPQQLPATVISKAAGTLMYSRSLFERFQLAGCPTLLLTLQYRMHPQIRDFPSRYFYQGRLTDSESVTTAPDEIYYKDSVLKPYLFFNISHGRESHRGGSVSYENIDEARFCVGLYMHLQRTLKSLGGGKVSVGVITPYKLQLKCLKMEFGNALGPDEVKEIYINTVDAFQGQERDVIIMSCVRASGHGVGFVADIRRMNVALTRARRALWVMGNASALMKSEDWAALITDARERNCFMEMESLPKDFPVPSFIPKAPNARGFRPGGSRIRPIDMQHSETRSGTPSEDDEKLSTRTTTFPRNGNFRRENSVVDDSDQSWQHGMIQRRQNFGRPFGRRD